The Bacteriovorax sp. Seq25_V genome has a window encoding:
- a CDS encoding Flp family type IVb pilin, whose protein sequence is MKKFMEFLRDEEGQTSTEYILLVAVAAMLVFKFKNAAAPKIDELTQKVFGEAMNMDFTGN, encoded by the coding sequence ATGAAGAAGTTTATGGAATTTCTTAGAGACGAAGAAGGTCAGACATCGACAGAGTACATTCTACTCGTTGCCGTTGCGGCCATGTTAGTTTTTAAGTTCAAAAACGCAGCAGCGCCAAAAATTGATGAGTTAACTCAGAAAGTATTCGGTGAAGCTATGAATATGGACTTTACAGGAAATTAA
- a CDS encoding MarR family winged helix-turn-helix transcriptional regulator, with the protein MQRKEIKLHELDLDILAANIRTTKLFDDLITKGIAQYGISKPQFDIMVFIYFGEEKKTTVTEIAINNSVSKANVTGIMNRMITQGLIQSVVDQKDARVKNVTLTEKGEELMKTTVPVYQDLIRKTLSPFSHAEKELLLKQLKHIEGCIREKL; encoded by the coding sequence ATGCAAAGAAAAGAAATTAAACTTCATGAGCTTGATTTAGACATCCTTGCCGCGAATATTAGGACAACTAAGTTATTCGATGATCTTATAACTAAAGGAATCGCACAGTACGGAATTTCAAAACCTCAATTTGATATTATGGTTTTCATTTATTTTGGTGAGGAAAAGAAAACTACAGTAACAGAAATTGCAATAAATAACTCTGTTTCAAAAGCAAATGTAACTGGCATTATGAATAGAATGATCACTCAGGGACTTATTCAGTCTGTCGTTGATCAAAAGGATGCAAGAGTCAAAAATGTTACTCTGACTGAAAAAGGTGAAGAGTTAATGAAAACAACAGTGCCTGTGTATCAAGATCTGATAAGAAAAACCCTAAGCCCATTTTCTCACGCTGAGAAAGAATTACTTCTGAAGCAATTAAAGCACATTGAAGGCTGTATTAGAGAGAAGCTTTAG
- a CDS encoding prepilin peptidase, with protein MPFVVFAYLAVQILIVAYHDFQTKKISNKWSLINIGFYVFFTLIFPEYYTFSLETFIWPLGFFVAGFILFLMKIMGGGDSKYLASFYLLIPSQFHEQAFFSLAIATVLVGGSVFTKNIMKNADLIMTAFKNKDIKLVRSIFGKKFAFAPVIFISWIWFGWIIKEKILF; from the coding sequence ATGCCATTTGTTGTCTTTGCTTACTTAGCTGTTCAAATTCTTATCGTTGCCTATCATGATTTTCAAACGAAGAAAATTTCTAATAAATGGTCGCTGATCAATATTGGTTTCTATGTTTTCTTTACATTAATTTTTCCAGAGTATTATACATTCTCTCTAGAAACATTTATTTGGCCATTAGGATTTTTCGTAGCAGGATTTATTCTCTTCCTGATGAAGATAATGGGAGGGGGAGATTCAAAGTATCTCGCTTCTTTCTATCTCCTCATTCCTTCTCAGTTTCATGAGCAGGCTTTCTTTTCTCTCGCAATTGCAACTGTTCTAGTTGGAGGCTCTGTATTCACTAAAAATATCATGAAGAATGCAGACCTTATTATGACTGCTTTTAAGAACAAAGACATTAAGCTCGTGAGAAGTATTTTTGGAAAGAAATTTGCTTTTGCTCCAGTTATTTTTATTTCATGGATATGGTTTGGTTGGATCATTAAGGAGAAGATATTATTTTGA
- a CDS encoding flagellin, translating to MGLRVNTNVMSLSAQRTLAQTNKNVGDNLRKLASGERITRAGDDAAGLAISENLKAQIRGMRQAKRNANDAISLIQTAEGGLSEVSNIIIRLRELAVQTANDTLGPQERKFTDIEFQNLKEEIDRISRSAEFNGIKLLDGTGGRLEFQVGIKNDPILDRLVYDGTGSDATLAALGLSADSVATKEGSQAALKKLDDALVQVNGVRAGMGALQNRLQSTVNNLGVSDENLSAANSRIRDVDVADETAKLTKNNILMQAGASVLSQANQAPNVALSLIKG from the coding sequence ATGGGCTTAAGAGTAAATACGAATGTTATGTCTTTGTCGGCGCAAAGAACATTAGCACAAACAAATAAAAATGTTGGAGATAACCTTAGAAAATTAGCTTCTGGGGAAAGAATAACTAGGGCAGGGGACGACGCTGCCGGTCTGGCGATCAGTGAAAACTTGAAAGCTCAGATTAGAGGGATGAGACAGGCTAAGAGAAACGCAAATGATGCAATCTCTCTCATCCAAACTGCTGAAGGTGGATTAAGTGAAGTATCAAATATCATCATTAGGCTTAGGGAACTCGCAGTACAAACTGCAAACGACACTCTTGGACCACAAGAGAGAAAGTTTACAGACATTGAGTTTCAAAATCTTAAAGAAGAAATTGATAGGATCTCAAGATCTGCTGAATTTAACGGAATCAAGCTTCTCGATGGAACAGGCGGAAGACTTGAGTTCCAAGTTGGGATCAAGAATGATCCAATTCTGGATAGACTTGTCTATGACGGAACTGGCTCAGATGCTACGCTTGCAGCACTTGGTCTCTCAGCTGACTCTGTTGCTACAAAAGAAGGTTCTCAAGCCGCTCTTAAAAAACTCGATGATGCGCTCGTGCAAGTCAACGGTGTTAGGGCAGGAATGGGTGCTCTTCAAAATAGGCTTCAGTCTACCGTCAACAATCTTGGCGTTAGTGATGAAAACCTATCGGCAGCAAATTCGCGAATTAGGGATGTCGACGTTGCAGATGAGACTGCAAAGTTAACTAAAAACAACATCCTAATGCAAGCAGGTGCATCTGTATTATCTCAGGCGAATCAGGCACCAAATGTAGCGTTATCGCTAATTAAAGGATAA
- a CDS encoding flagellin has translation MGLRINTNVASLNAQRNLSTTRIGMQQSLEKLSSGQRINRAGDDAAGLAISENLKAQIRGLGQAERNAEDGISLVQIAEGALGEVSNIMIRLRELSVQAASDTIGATERKFLNVEFEQLTSEVDRIANSTEFNRVPLLNGTGAVFDIQIGTRNDPISDRLTFDASSADVNVAALGLNLASVADKISAQNSLSSIDQAIVSVSGIRADFGALQNRLQSTINNISTSIENLSAANSRVRDTDIAAETANLTKQNILMTAGTSVLAQANSSTKNALSLIQAASQG, from the coding sequence ATGGGATTAAGAATTAACACCAACGTTGCATCTTTAAATGCTCAGAGAAACCTGAGTACGACAAGAATCGGAATGCAACAATCTCTAGAAAAGCTTTCATCAGGGCAAAGAATTAACAGAGCTGGTGATGATGCTGCTGGTTTAGCAATTTCAGAAAATTTAAAAGCACAAATCAGGGGTCTTGGACAAGCTGAAAGAAATGCTGAAGATGGTATCTCTTTAGTTCAGATTGCTGAAGGTGCATTAGGTGAAGTATCAAATATTATGATTCGCTTAAGAGAACTATCTGTACAGGCTGCTTCTGATACTATCGGAGCAACAGAAAGAAAGTTTCTTAACGTAGAATTTGAACAATTAACATCAGAAGTCGATCGTATCGCTAACTCGACAGAGTTTAACAGAGTGCCTCTTTTAAATGGTACTGGTGCGGTTTTTGATATCCAAATTGGGACGAGAAACGATCCTATATCAGACAGATTAACATTTGATGCCTCTTCGGCGGATGTTAACGTTGCTGCACTTGGACTTAACCTTGCTTCGGTAGCAGACAAAATCTCTGCTCAGAACTCGTTATCTTCAATTGACCAGGCAATTGTATCTGTTTCTGGTATTAGAGCGGACTTTGGTGCCCTTCAAAACAGACTACAGTCGACGATTAACAATATCTCGACAAGTATTGAAAACCTTTCTGCCGCAAATTCACGTGTTAGAGACACTGATATCGCAGCAGAGACAGCGAACTTAACGAAACAAAACATTTTAATGACTGCCGGTACTTCGGTTTTAGCGCAAGCGAACTCAAGTACAAAAAATGCCTTAAGTCTCATTCAAGCAGCGTCTCAAGGGTAA
- a CDS encoding sugar nucleotide-binding protein, which yields MSENTVVRRKTVLIFGISSFVGSSLAEFFKKDYRVVGTYNDTPVTIPGVMTIPCSVLSKEEVQLIMFSTRPDITIYAAGMSSIVDCALEEGRADALNTSGLFNVVEYCQRYKSQIIYISSNFVFAGEDKSYLEMDIPDPNTVYGRTQASAEFYIQKTSLNYLVFRSCKLYGRNISPRKSGWFEKLQDYTHFRKQMTVDDYVSVGFLDVSYLGMIIKMCVDKGIQNRLFQISSADKMTHYEFAKTYTKVFGETDHNITKGKWSYPVMATAHAAAASSDNKLHFKLDVTNAEGFLNLKFPTIEESLEFTFRRLKGVKKENKKSDQGQGITFI from the coding sequence ATGAGTGAAAACACTGTAGTTCGACGTAAGACTGTATTAATTTTTGGTATCTCTTCATTTGTTGGTTCATCACTAGCAGAATTCTTTAAAAAAGATTACCGAGTGGTTGGTACGTATAATGATACACCTGTTACAATTCCTGGGGTCATGACAATTCCTTGTAGTGTTCTTTCTAAGGAAGAAGTGCAACTTATTATGTTTTCGACTCGACCGGATATTACGATCTATGCGGCAGGGATGTCTTCAATTGTAGACTGTGCACTTGAGGAAGGAAGAGCAGATGCTTTGAATACAAGTGGTCTTTTCAATGTTGTTGAGTATTGTCAGCGCTATAAATCACAAATTATTTATATTTCATCTAATTTTGTTTTCGCTGGTGAAGACAAGAGTTATTTGGAAATGGACATTCCAGATCCCAACACCGTTTACGGTAGAACACAGGCTTCAGCAGAATTTTATATTCAAAAGACATCACTAAACTATTTAGTTTTTAGATCATGTAAACTATATGGGAGAAATATCAGTCCAAGAAAGAGTGGATGGTTTGAAAAGTTGCAAGACTATACCCACTTTAGAAAGCAAATGACTGTAGATGATTATGTGAGTGTAGGCTTCCTTGATGTGAGTTACCTTGGAATGATCATTAAGATGTGTGTCGACAAGGGAATTCAAAATAGATTGTTCCAAATCAGTTCTGCTGATAAAATGACTCACTATGAATTTGCCAAAACATATACAAAAGTTTTTGGAGAGACAGACCACAATATCACCAAAGGGAAATGGTCATACCCAGTAATGGCGACAGCACATGCCGCCGCTGCATCATCTGATAATAAACTACACTTTAAGCTGGATGTTACAAATGCAGAGGGTTTCTTAAACTTAAAATTTCCAACAATCGAAGAGTCTCTCGAGTTTACATTTAGAAGATTGAAGGGCGTCAAGAAAGAGAATAAGAAGTCGGATCAAGGACAGGGCATTACTTTTATTTGA
- the cpaB gene encoding Flp pilus assembly protein CpaB, producing MNTRAFTLALVIAIFAMFMVHTYVEDQKTELVKRYGSMTSVIVAKKDIGEFELIDDSKVTIISVPQRFVSPGSFKTMKEVENTIATVPILKDEQITKPRITYPGESTGLSREVSVNKRAVSITVSDQTSVSKLIKPGDRVDVLAAIDYSGRRDRQKIMTILQDVRVLSTGRNISNNLPVIGVQTPKVIKQMKLNTYSNYNSVTLELDPFEVQKLIWLYQYGESTPYLILRNINDKEKVRIEGTRLYDILGEKDQVEAKKFFQDKYEKR from the coding sequence ATGAATACTAGAGCATTTACCTTAGCACTCGTCATCGCAATTTTTGCAATGTTCATGGTCCATACATATGTTGAAGATCAAAAAACTGAATTAGTAAAAAGATATGGTTCAATGACATCTGTTATTGTAGCCAAAAAAGATATTGGAGAGTTTGAATTAATTGATGATTCAAAAGTGACAATCATTTCTGTTCCGCAAAGATTTGTATCTCCTGGAAGCTTTAAAACAATGAAGGAAGTAGAGAATACAATTGCAACTGTTCCAATTTTAAAAGATGAGCAAATAACAAAACCAAGAATTACATATCCAGGTGAGAGTACGGGTCTTTCAAGAGAAGTATCCGTAAATAAACGTGCCGTTTCAATTACTGTTTCGGATCAAACTTCAGTTTCAAAACTTATCAAACCAGGGGATAGGGTTGATGTTCTAGCAGCTATTGATTACTCGGGTAGAAGAGATAGACAAAAAATTATGACAATCCTTCAAGACGTTAGAGTTTTATCAACAGGGAGAAATATATCAAATAATCTTCCGGTAATTGGTGTACAAACTCCTAAAGTAATTAAGCAGATGAAGCTAAACACATATAGTAATTACAACTCTGTAACATTAGAGCTAGATCCATTCGAAGTACAAAAGTTAATTTGGTTATATCAATATGGAGAAAGTACTCCTTACTTAATTCTTAGAAATATTAATGACAAGGAAAAAGTTCGTATTGAAGGAACTAGACTCTACGACATTCTTGGAGAAAAAGATCAAGTTGAAGCTAAGAAATTCTTCCAAGATAAATATGAGAAACGATGA